In a genomic window of Urocitellus parryii isolate mUroPar1 chromosome 2, mUroPar1.hap1, whole genome shotgun sequence:
- the Rtp1 gene encoding receptor-transporting protein 1 — MRIFRPWRLRCPALHLPSFSTFSLKWSLPSLNTDEDMCKSVTTGEWKKVFYEKMEEAKPADSWDLIIDPNLKHNVLAPGWKQYLELHASGRFHCSWCWHTWQSPHVVILFHMYLDRAQRAGSVRMRVFKQLCYECGTARLDESSMLEENIESLVDNLITSLREQCYGERGGQYRIHVASRQDHRRHRGEFCEACQEGIVHWKPSEKLLEEEATTYTFSRAPSPTKPQAEEGSGCNFCSIPWCLFWATVLLLIIYLQFSFRSSF; from the exons ATGAGGATTTTTAGACCGTGGAGACTGCGCTGCCCTGCCCTGCACTTGCCCTcattctccacattctcactaaAGTGGAGCTTGCCCTCCCTTAACACTGACGAGGATATGTGTAAAAGTGTGACCACAGGTGAGTGGAAGAAAGTCTTCTATGAGAAGATGGAGGAAGCTAAGCCAGCTGACAGCTGGGACCTCATCATTGACCCCAACCTCAAGCATAACGTGCTGGCCCCTGGCTGGAAGCAGTACCTGGAACTGCACGCCTCAGGCAG GTTCCACTGCTCCTGGTGCTGGCACACCTGGCAATCGCCCCACGTGGTTATCCTCTTCCACATGTACCTGGACCGAGCCCAGCGCGCAGGCTCGGTGCGCATGCGGGTCTTCAAGCAGCTGTGCTACGAGTGTGGCACAGCGCGACTGGACGAGTCCAGCATGCTGGAGGAGAACATCGAGAGCCTGGTGGACAACCTCATCACCAGTTTGCGCGAGCAGTGCTACGGGGAGCGCGGCGGCCAGTACCGCATCCACGTGGCCAGCCGCCAGGACCACCGACGACACCGGGGAGAGTTCTGCGAGGCCTGCCAGGAGGGCATCGTGCACTGGAAGCCCAGCGAGAAGTTGCTGGAGGAGGAGGCGACCACTTACACCTTCTCCAGGGCGCCCAGTCCCACCAAGCCTCAGGCTGAGGAGGGCTCGGGCTGCAACTTCTGCTCTATTCCTTGGTGCTTGTTTTGGGCCACTGTTCTCCTGTTGATCATCTACCTACAGTTCTCCTTCCGCAGCTCTTTTTAA